One Pempheris klunzingeri isolate RE-2024b chromosome 22, fPemKlu1.hap1, whole genome shotgun sequence DNA segment encodes these proteins:
- the LOC139222243 gene encoding mucin-5B-like — MNSQRWMLAVCFILASDTCKTFGSGVVQSFNGSSFYVRSNCPFTFTRFTHNRVECDITTRRDDSGLLVQVEVVINKIRTVLQDGSILVEKKSVSLPYDHTYQRIFPYGIYTKLRSLLLPLSVTWHSVPGGIDSVWVELEQELSTDMTGLCGQHSITGEKLIVESAQPDDTCQIRDPVSVVSKVCRLFFSQALDCLQARLHHYIQLCDENIYSYETSKYIGCAFFRDVVQQCGNSSYVWNTWRAVTECEEPPCQGDLVYVEQGMAFVPTCSNPYPRFSTSLHQDLTSTCICPNGQVLNDHAGGFHCVNVSSCPCVFAGNNYSAGDKRSTKCQSCVCESGTWRCSEKFCPDRCHIEGQFVTTYDGKIYVVPGKCTYVASKGLNWTIVIGFSEKAPSLKTVTLLLSQETFIVYTFSHNSVKFGDEEITELHQSDHALVFWQSSMYVQVHTSFGLKIQVQVSPEIQLYITPPRNQEMSGLCGNNNNDTTDDFTTSSGIIENSARPFALSWSVDACTPTHSLCIITDKEIFAEEKCSVLTNPTGIFAKCHDHIPTDHYHTACIQRTCKCGSSLQQCLCVALGSYAKACASLGVEVGDWRKDTNCTWECEKNQEFSYNMQACNHTCRSLSGPDPRCGLDDAPVEGCGCLDGTHLNQDHTCTPKEECVCHYQGGTVLPGSFIIDGQKCSCDNGVLHCSKDCGCRNGKVCVHCPQYQVNTTQKTCDSLNKPMGATSRTCRSGCYCPHDQYEDHRGNCVSLDSCTCVYSGNVFNAGQSVQTNCRTCVCHQGQWHCKGEPCPGTCQVYGNGQYKTFDSKWFSFDGHCQYTLAEDDCGNRNGTFSVRVESVPCCDEVLTCSRSIIFDLQGAVSLTLSDMRVTERHQDGWTLQENSLYSTHTVGLYIIILVPSRGITLIWDKHTRITIELHSYWRNRVCGLCGNFDSNEMNDLHISGSKVLSSPLAFGNSWKTGSVPCSDVTTEIFSCSRNSYCSAWAQRRCMILTGDTFKDCHLKVDPESYYQACVQESCSCEFEGKFLGFCTAVAAYAEACSDHDVCVNWRTPDLCPVYCDYYNEQGHCGWHYDACGKMLTCSQGNSFTHKLEGCYPRCAKEVPFYDENTRKCTELRNCTCYFNETVIQPGEKVRIQSTECSCENGRIYCPPPHTTTPATTTASITTEILSTRPLPTSKNDHYQPVNNSPHHLYAHDNNSPHHLYANDNHYQPVNNSPHHLYANDNHYQPVNNSPHHLYANDNHYQPVNNSPHHFYANDNHYQPVNNSPHHLYTNDNHYQPVNNSPHHLYANDNHYQPVNNSPHHLYTNDNHYQPVNNSPHHFYANDNHYQPVNNSPHHLYTNDNHYQPVNNSPHHLYVNDNHYQPVNNSPHHLYANDNHYQPVNNSPHHLYTNDNHYQPVNNSPHRLYANDNHYQPVNNSPHRLYTNDNHYQPVNNSPHRLYANDNHYQPVNNSPHRLYANDNHYQPVNNSPHHFYANDNHYQPVNNSPHRLYANDNHYQPVNNSPHRLYANDNHYQPVNNSPHRLYANDNHYQPVNNSPHHLYANDNHYQPVNNSPHHLYANDNHYQPVNNSPHHFYANDNHYQPVNNSPHHLYANDNHYQPVNNSPHHLYTNDNHYQPVNNSPHHLYANDNHYQPVNNSPHHFYANDNHYQPTTFTTVTKESTTETGTSLMPTAYSTTPRPCECKDLKRKKTWTCDETWTEDCFNKTCTNEIIVLTPVVCPETVIPTCPREQVSKVSEGCCETWKCDCRCELFGDPHYISFQGTTFDFLDNCTYILVEERSPRHHLTIAVDNFYCVPDIHGSCAKGIILKYQNNTATLSIIPHMFTVQATLNNMTIVPPYEKDGLKFETTGYIVHIYLLDIRSYVSFSLTYNLVVSLAMEHFLNNTQGQCGVCGGEPCIRKGGQIEDHSCCDKTAYDWVYADPLKPACVSAPKDVPCHTGPTPAPTNTPTSCPASSLCELLHHPRKVNLNLKKKNCEFDSCRNGPCSSLEQAATECNKVGFCIDWRGLTDGICNVTCQNETVYSECRNKLDDFCYGGERHTGASFEISRSGCFCPRGQVRAGNHSSVCVSDCFYCKGALGEPRMPGEVWQSGCHLCTCNNQTLTEECFPKPPEAPPTCGPSAVLVNTSCCGEQACVMKTCSYDGKTYEVGDRWKDAAHPCVTFSCSKEGVQTETRVCPQEFCQEEDKVWDDQHCCFTCKPKCAPKVTSININVDNCTTVMAMPVCQGQCVSEPRAVLRGDLQVEQKCRSCQERTSDRRPVTLQCFDLTTRQHVYKHITSCECRACGTLC; from the exons ATGAATTCACAGCGATGGATGCTTGCTGTCTGCTTCATACTGGCATCAG ACACTTGCAAGACATTTGGCAGCGGGGTCGTCCAGTCGTTCAACGGTTCAAGTTTCTATGTGCGGTCCAACTGTCCATTCACCTTCACCCGCTTCACCCACAACCGGGTGGAGTGTGATATCACCACACGGCGTGATGACAGCGGGCTGCTGGTCCAAGTCGAGGTCGTCATCAACAAAATCAGGACGGTTCTGCAGGATGGAAGCATCCTGGTGGAGAAGAAAAG TGTTTCCCTTCCTTATGACCACACCTACCAGCGTATCTTTCCATACGGCATCTACACCAAGCTGAGGAGcctgctgcttcctctgtcagtcacctggCACAGCGTACCTGGAGGAATAGACTCTGTGTGG GTtgagctggagcaggagctgaGCACCGACATGACTGGACTGTGTGGACAACACAGCATCACAG GAGAAAAGCTGATTGTGGAGAGCGCTCAACCTGACGACACGTGTCAAATCCGAGATCCTGTCTCTGTCGTCAGTAAA GTATGCAGACTGTTCTTCTCCCAAGCCCTGGATTGTCTGCAAGCCAGGTTGCATCATTATATCCAACTCTGCGATGAGAACATTTACAGCTATGAAACAAGCAAATACATCGGCTGTGCTTTCTTCAGAGACGTTGTCCAACAGTGTGGAAACAGCAGCTATGTCTGGAACACATGGAGGGCTGTGACCGAATGTG AGGAACCACCATGTCAAGGAGACCTGGTTTATGTAGAACAGGGTATGGCCTTTGTTCCCACCTGCTCCAACCCGTACCCCAGATTCTCCACCTCTCTTCACCAGGATCTCACCAGCACCTGTATCTGCCCCAACG GTCAGGTGCTTAATGATCATGCAGGTGGCTTccactgtgtgaatgtgtccaGCTGCCCCTGTGTGTTTGCCGGAAATAACTACTCAGCAGGAGACAAGCGCAGCACCAAGTGTCAGTCATG tgtgtgtgagagcgggACATGGCGATGCTCGGAGAAATTCTGCCCAGACAGATGTCACATTGAAGGGCAGTTTGTAACAACATATGACGGCAAAATATATGTCGTCCCTGGTAAATGTACATATGTGGCCTCAAAG ggTCTCAACTGGACAATTGTAATCGGGTTTTCTGAAAAGGCGCCTTCTCTAAAAACAGTCACTCTTCTGCTTTCTCAG GAAACATTTATAGTCTATACTTTCTCACACAACTCGGTTAAATTTGGAGACGAAGAGATCACTGAACTTCATCAGTCTG ATCACGCTCTGGTTTTCTGGCAGTCCTCCATGTACGTCCAGGTCCACACATCCTTTGGTTTGAAGATTCAAGTCCAGGTGTCTCCTGAAATCCAGCTGTACATCACCCCGCCCAGAAACCAGGAGATGTCAG GTCTCtgtggcaacaacaacaacgacacCACAGACGACTTCACCACCAGCAGCGGGATCATCGAGAACTCAGCTCGACCTTTTGCACTTTCTTGGAGTGTGGATGCTTGTACACCAACCCACAGCCTCTGCATCATCACAGACAAGG AAATATTTGCTGAAGAAAAATGCTCTGTGTTGACAAACCCAACTGGGATATTTGCTAAGTGCCATGATCATATCCCAACTGATCACTACCACACG GcttgcatccaaagaacatgTAAGTGTGGCAGCAGTCTGCAGCAGTGCCTGTGTGTCGCTCTGGGCAGCTACGCCAAAGCCTGCGCCAGTCTGGGTGTTGAAGTTGGTGACTGGAGGAAAGATACCAACTGCA CTTGGGAATGTGAAAAGAATCAAGAATTCTCCTACAACATGCaagcctgcaaccacacatgCCGCTCCCTGTCCGGCCCTGACCCCCGCTGTGGGCTGGACGACGCACCTGTGGAGGGCTGCGGCTGTCTGGACGGAACTCACCTCAACCAAGATCACACCTGTACCCCAAAGGAAGAGTGCGTTTGTCACTACCAAGGTGGTACAGTACTGCCGGGGTCATTTATTATCGATGGGCAGAAGTG CTCATGTGACAACGGAGTACTGCACTGTTCTAAGGACTGTG GGTGCAGAAATGGAAAGGTCTGTGTTCACTGCCCTCAGTACCAAGTTAACACAACTCAGAAAACCTGTGACAGCCTCAACAAACCAATG GGCGCCACAAGCAGAACCTGTAGGAGCGGCTGTTACTGCCCACATGACCAGTATGAGGATCACAGAGGAAACTGTGTTTCATTGGACAGTTGCACCTGCGTGTACAGTGGCAACGTATTCAACGCAGGACAGAGTGTCCAAACCAACTGCAGAACATG tgtttgtcATCAGGGTCAGTGGCACTGCAAAGGTGAGCCTTGTCCTGGGACATGTCAGGTTTATGGAAACGGACAGTACAAGACCTTTGACTCCAAATGGTTCAGCTTTGATGGACACTGTCAGTACACACTTGCAGAG GATGACTGTGGAAATAGAAACGGCACCTTCTCTGTCAGAGTGGAGAGTGTACCCTGCTGTGATGAGGTGCTCACCTGCTCTCGCTCTATCATCTTCGACCTGCAG GGCGCCGTCAGCCTGACACTGAGCGACATGAGGGTGACCGAGCGCCACCAGGACGGCTGGACTCTGCAGGAAAATTCACTTtactccacacacactgtgggacTCTACATCATCATCTTAGTGCCAAGCAGAGGGATAACTCTCATCTGGGACAAACACACCCGCATTACCATAGAGCTGCACTCATACTGGAGA AACCGAGTGTGTGGCCTCTGTGGGAATTTTGACTCCAATGAGATGAATGACCTGCACATAAGTGGCTCAAaag TGCTGTCCAGTCCTCTGGCATTTGGCAACAGCTGGAAAACTGGCAGTGTTCCTTGCTCTGATGTGACCACTGAGATCTTTTCATGTTCACGCAACTCCTACTGCTCAGCCTGGGCCCAGCGACGCTGTATGATTCTCACAGGAGACACATTCAAAGACTGCCACTTAAAA GTGGATCCAGAGTCCTATTACCAGGCCTGTGTGCAGGAGTCCTGCTCCTGTGAGTTTGAAGGGAAGTTCCTGGGCTTCTGCACAGCTGTTGCAGCCTACGCAGAGGCCTGCAGCGACCAcgatgtgtgtgtaaactggAGAACACCCGATTTGTGTC CGGTTTACTGTGACTACTACAACGAGCAGGGCCACTGTGGCTGGCACTACGATGCCTGTGGGAAGATGTTAACCTGCAGCCAAGGCAACAGCTTTACTCACAAGCTAGAAG GTTGCTACCCCAGATGTGCAAAGGAGGTGCCTTTCTATGATGAAAACACTCGTAAATGCACTGAATTGAGAAACTGCACCTGCTATTTTAATGAAACTGTCATTCAGCCTGGGGAAAAGGTGCGGATACAGTCTACTGAGTG CTCTTGTGAAAATGGAAGAATTTACTGTC CGCCTCCACACACAACTACGCCTGCCACCACAACTGCCTCAATTACCACTGAAATATTGTCGACAAGACCCCTCCCCACCTCT AAAAACGACCACTACCAACCTGTCAACAACTCCCCTCACCACCTCTACGCCCATGACAACAACTCCCCTCACCACCTCTACGCCAATGACAACCACTACCAACCTGTCAACAACTCCCCTCACCACCTCTACGCCAATGACAACCACTACCAACCTGTCAACAACTCCCCTCACCACCTCTACGCCAATGACAACCACTACCAACCTGTCAACAACTCCCCTCACCACTTTTACGCCAATGACAACCACTACCAACCGGTCAACAACTCCCCTCACCACCTCTACACCAATGACAACCACTACCAACCTGTCAACAACTCCCCTCACCACCTCTACGCCAATGACAACCACTACCAACCGGTCAACAACTCCCCTCACCACCTCTACACCAATGACAACCACTACCAACCTGTCAACAACTCACCTCACCACTTTTACGCCAATGACAACCACTACCAGCCGGTCAACAACTCCCCTCACCACCTCTACACCAATGACAACCACTACCAACCTGTCAACAACTCCCCTCACCACCTCTACGTCAATGACAACCACTACCAACCGGTCAACAACTCCCCTCACCACCTCTACGCCAATGACAACCACTACCAACCGGTCAACAACTCCCCTCACCACCTCTACACCAATGACAACCACTACCAACCTGTCAACAACTCCCCTCACCGCCTCTACGCCAATGACAACCACTACCAACCTGTCAACAACTCCCCTCACCGCCTCTACACCAATGACAACCACTACCAACCTGTCAACAACTCCCCTCACCGCCTCTACGCCAATGACAACCACTACCAACCTGTCAACAACTCCCCTCACCGCCTCTACGCCAATGACAACCACTACCAACCTGTCAACAACTCCCCTCACCACTTTTACGCCAATGACAACCACTACCAACCTGTCAACAACTCCCCTCACCGCCTCTACGCCAATGACAACCACTACCAACCTGTCAACAACTCCCCTCACCGCCTCTACGCCAATGACAACCACTACCAACCTGTCAACAACTCCCCTCACCGCCTCTACGCCAATGACAACCACTACCAACCTGTCAACAACTCCCCTCACCACCTCTACGCCAATGACAACCACTACCAACCGGTCAACAACTCCCCTCACCACCTCTACGCCAATGACAACCACTACCAACCTGTCAACAACTCACCTCACCACTTTTACGCCAATGACAACCACTACCAACCTGTCAACAACTCACCTCACCACCTCTACGCCAATGACAACCACTACCAACCTGTCAACAACTCCCCTCACCACCTCTACACCAATGACAACCACTACCAACCTGTCAACAACTCACCTCACCACCTCTACGCCAATGACAACCACTACCAACCTGTCAACAACTCCCCTCACCACTTTTACGCCAATGACAACCACTACCAACCT ACGACATTCACAACTGTCACTAAAGAATCAACAACTGAAACAGGAACATCCCTCATGCCGACAGCATACAGCACAACTCCCA GACCGTGTGAGTGCAAAgacctgaagaggaaaaaaacctgGACATGTGATGAGACATGGACAGAGGACTGCTTCAATAAGACCTGTACAAATGAGATTATAGTACTGACTCCAGTGGTTTGTCCAGAGACTGTAATTCCCACATGCCCCAGGGAACAGGTCTCAAAAGTCTCAGAGGGATGCTGTGAAACATGGAAATGTGACT GTCGCTGCGAGCTCTTTGGGGACCCCCACTACATCTCTTTCCAAGGTACAACCTTTGATTTCCTAGACAACTGTACCTACATCCTGGTGGAGGAACGGTCACCACGCCATCATCTGACCATTGCTGTGGACAACTTCTACTGTGTGCCAGACATCCACGGCTCCTGTGCTAAAGGCATCATCCTGAAATATCAGAACAATACAGCTACACTCAGCATCATTCCACATATGTTCACAGTACAG GCCACTCTGAACAACATGACCATAGTGCCGCCATATGAGAAGGACGGGTTGAAGTTTGAGACTACAGGGTACATAGTGCACATCTACCTCTTAGACATACGCTCTTATGTCTCCTTCAGTCTGACCTATAACCTGGTGGTCAGTCTGGCTATGGAGCACTTCCTCAACAACACCCAAGGACAATGTG GCGTATGCGGTGGGGAACCATGTATCCGTAAAGGAGGACAGATCGAGGACCACAGCTGCTGCGATAAGACGGCCTATGACTGGGTGTATGCCGACCCGCTGAAGCCAGCCTGTGTCTCTGCACCAAAGGACGTGCCCTGTCACACCGGGCCCACGCCggcacccacaaacacacccacctcCTGCCCTGCAAGCTCATTATGTGAGCTGCTGCACCACCC CAGGAAAGTCAATTTGAACCTCAAAAAGAAGAACTGTGAGTTTGATTCATGCAGGAACGGTCCCTGCTCTTCACTAGAACAAGCTGCCACCGAATGTAACAAAGTTGGTTTCTGCATCGACTGGAGAGGACTAACTGATGGAATATGTA ATGTGACCTGTCAAAATGAAACGGTTTACAGTGAATGTCGTAACAAGCTGGATGACTTCTGCTATGGAGG AGAGCGTCATACAGGAGCCTCCTTCGAGATCAGCAGGTCAGGATGTTTCTGTCCCAGGGGCCAGGTCAGGGCAGGAAACCACtcaagcgtgtgtgtgtctgactgtttcT ATTGTAAAGGAGCGCTCGGTGAACCCAGAATG CCTGGTGAGGTGTGGCAGTCAGGCTGCCACCTGTGTACATGTAACAACCAGACTCTGACAGAGGAGTGTTTCCCAAAACCTCCTGAGGCACCTCCTACCTGTGGCCCCAGTGCTGTACTGGTAAACACCTCTTGCTGTGGTGAGCAAGCTTGTG TTATGAAAACCTGCAGTTATGACGGAAAGACATATGAG GTGGGAGACAGATGGAAGGATGCTGCCCATCCCTGTGTGACATTCAGCTGCAGCAAAGAGGGTGTTCAGACTGAGACTAGAGTCTGTCCCCAAGAATTCTGTCAGGAG GAGGACAAAGTTTGGGACGACCAACACTGCTGCTTTACAT GTAAGCCGAAATGCGCTCCGAAGGTGACCTCTATCAACATTAATGTAGATAACTGTACCACCGTCATGGCGATGCCTGTGTGTCAGGgccagtgtgtgtctgagcccAG GGCCGTGTTACGCGGTGACCTGCAGGTGGAGCAGAAGTGCCGAAGTTGTCAGGAGCGGACCTCAGACAGGAGACCGGTGACCCTGCAGTGCTTTGACCTCACTACCAGACAGCACGTCTACAAGCACATCACCAGCTGTGAGTGCAGAGCCTGTGGCACACTGTGCTGA
- the LOC139222281 gene encoding solute carrier organic anion transporter family member 1C1-like has product MSVESKKPREACCSKLKLFLASLAFVYFAKAFGGAYMKSSITQIERRFDIPSSLIGVIDGSFEMGNLLVIAFVSYFGAKLHRPRLIGIGCLIMSVGSFLIALPHFFQGLYKYETSVSYATAANSTESILPCLSNHSLNDADEMPDLETKTACEKAAGSSLWIYVFLGNMLRGIGETPIMPLGVSYLDDFSREENTPFYLACIHTVGILGPMFGFMLGSYLAKIYVDVGFVDLDSITINYKDSRWVGAWWLGFIVTGTVVLLSSIPFWFLPKSLPKQGQEQSQSKSTELTTVAEQENFLPEENQDHEEKEKPVTFQELAKDFVPSLRRLFKNSIFSLMILTYLVAVNGFIGMITFKPKFLEQIYGQSASKAIFFIGILNLPAVALGIITGGFVLKRFKLGVIGAARVSMSASMGSLCLLAIQAFIYCDNTAVGGLTVSYQGVPQLSYNQQTLLSQCNMGCSCSIKHWDPVCAYNGMTYASPCLAGCQTSTGTGREMMFHNCTCVGEMMTPGMNMSAVLGQCPRKSNCDRTFKIFMALSVVGSFISACGGTPGYIVLLRSIQPDLKSLALGMQTLIVRTLGGIPPPIYFGALIDRTCLKWGTKQCGGRGACRLYDADAFRITFMGLITGLYFLSNMLWGGLYVKLVKRHKKLALRNQAKENGLEDNSVGNGHANINIAKNKEDTDRESTI; this is encoded by the exons ATGAGTGTAGAGTCCAAAAAACCACGTGAGGCTTGCTGCTCCAAGCTCAAG CTCTTCCTGGCCTCTTTGGCATTTGTATATTTTGCCAAAGCCTTTGGTGGAGCCTATATGAAGAGCTCCATCACCCAGATTGAGAGGCGCTTTGACATCCCCAGCTCCCTCATTGGGGTCATAGATGGCAGCTTCGAAATGG GCAACCTGCTGGTGATAGCCTTTGTGAGCTACTTTGGAGCTAAGCTCCATCGTCCCAGGCTGATTGGTATTGGCTGTTTGATCATGTCTGTTGGATCTTTCCTCATAGCCCTGCCTCACTTCTTCCAGGGATT GTATAAATATGAGACCAGTGTGTCTTACGCTACAGCTGCCAACAGCACTGAGAGCATCCTGCCCTGTTTGTCCAACCACAGCCTGAATGATGCAGATGAGATGCCTGATTTAGAGACCAAAACAG CTTGTGAAAAGGCAGCTGGTTCATCCTTGTGGATCTATGTGTTCCTGGGAAACATGCTGCGTGGAATTGGAGAgactcccatcatgcctctgggtGTATCCTACCTGGATGACTTCTCCAGAGAAGAGAACACTCCTTTCTATTTGG CCTGCATCCATACAGTGGGAATCTTAGGGCCGATGTTTGGGTTTATGCTCGGGTCCTACCTGGCCAAGATCTACGTTGACGTTGGATTTGTGGATTTAG ACAGCATCACTATCAACTATAAGGACTCCCGCTGGGTGGGGGCCTGGTGGCTGGGGTTCATAGTAACTGGCACCGTGGTCCTGCTGTCCAGTATCCCATTCTGGTTCCTGCCCAAGTCTTTGCCCAAGCAGGGGCAAGAGCAGAGccaaagtaaaagcacagagCTCACCACAGTGGCAGAGCAGGAGAATTTCCTGCCTGAGGAAAACCAGGATcatgaagagaaggagaagccAGTTACGTTCCAGGAGCTGGCTAAAG ATTTCGTTCCATCTCTGAGGAGACTCTTTAAGAACAGCATCTTCTCGCTGATGATCCTCACCTACCTGGTGGCTGTGAACGGCTTCATCGGCATGATCACCTTCAAGCCGAAGTTCTTGGAGCAAATCTACGGCCAGTCAGCCTCCAAGGCCATTTTCTTCATAG GCATCCTGAACCTGCCAGCAGTAGCTTTGGGCATCATCACCGGAGGTTTCGTACTGAAGCGTTTCAAGCTGGGTGTCATCGGAGCAGCCAGGGTGTCAATGAGTGCCTCCATGGGGTCCCTTTGTCTGCTTGCCATTCAGGCCTTCATCTACTGTGACAATACAGCGGTGGGCGGTCTCACCGTGTCATATCAGGG GGTTCCTCAATTATCCTACAACCAACAGACTTTGCTGTCACAGTGCAACATGGGCTGCTCCTGCTCAATAAAGCACTGGGACCCAGTATGCGCCTACAACGGAATGACGTACGCCTCGCCCTGCTTGGCCGGCTGCCAGACCTCCACCGGCACTGGGAGGGAAATG ATGTTTCATAACTGTACCTGCGTTGGGGAGATGATGACTCCTGGCATGAACATGTCCGCAGTGCTGGGTCAGTGCCCCCGCAAGAGCAACTGTGACAGGACATTCAAAATCTTCATGGCTTTGTCCGTAGTGGGATCCTTCATTTCTGCCTGTGGGGGCACGCCGGGATACATCGTACTGCTcag GTCCATACAGCCAGACCTGAAGTCACTGGCTTTGGGCATGCAGACACTGATAGTACGAACTCTGG GTGGGATACCTCCTCCAATATATTTCGGAGCACTGATTGATCGAACCTGTTTGAAGTGGGGTACCAAGCAGTGTGGAGGCCGTGGAGCATGTAGACTCTATGATGCTGATGCATTTAG AATTACATTCATGGGGTTGATTACTGGACTCTACTTCCTGTCCAACATGCTGTGGGGAGGTCTATACGTCAAACTTGTCAAGAGACATAAGAAGTTAGCACTAAGGAATCAGGCCAAAGAAAACGGACTAGAGGACAACAGTGTGGGCAACGGACACGCCAACATCAACATTGCCAAAAACAAAGAAGACACGGACAGGGAGAGCACTATTTAA